A stretch of Anas acuta chromosome 3, bAnaAcu1.1, whole genome shotgun sequence DNA encodes these proteins:
- the TMEM244 gene encoding putative transmembrane protein 244, producing MALKVKTAETKVVLLNLLICMAVFYTVYYVVLSIGFAVFKIQMLDGLAPFDFKTNPSWFNPHYLVLVVSLEITFFICGLLFALVVEEWVWDYAVTVTVIHIIITSVVMSEFPLMLHWWLALGSGVISMICGGQILAYCLFKDNFIYPVLDDF from the exons ATGGCTCTCAAGGTCAAAACTGCTGAAACCAAG gTTGTTCTGTTGAACCTGTTGATATGCATGGCAGTTTTCTACACCGTGTATTATGTAGTCCTTTCCATTGGCTTTGCAGTATTCAA GATTCAAATGTTGGATGGTTTGGCACCTTTTGATTTTAAGACAAATCCATCATGGTTTAACCCACATTATTTAG TTCTTGTAGTCTCACTGGAAATAACCTTCTTCATTTGTGGCCTGTTATTTGCCCTGGTTGTGGAAGAATGGGTTTGGGATTATGCTGTAACAGTTACTGTTATTCATATCATCATAACCTCAGTTG ttATGTCTGAATTCCCTTTGATGTTACACTGGTGGCTGGCATTAG gaTCTGGAGTAATTTCCATGATCTGCGGAGGACAGATTTTGGCATACTGCTTGTTCAAAGACAACTTCATTTATCCAGTTCTAGATGATTTTTGA